The DNA region AGATTTGTTTGTGGTTCTAGAACAGGGGTCTCCAACACGTCGCCCGCGGGCCGGTTTTCAGTAGTTTGCCAATAGGTTCACagattgtgttaaaaaaaaatgacgaCAATAAACCCAACTGTTCCCATTTCATCCAATCAAGCACAATAAGTCTCACCCCCtccaatacaaaataataagaGAAGCTTATCAGCTGTCAATACAAAAGGTGATTGTTTTGTTAAAGTCTGAACCAAACCCAttacagcagctcagcagcgGACTTGCGCCTACATGTTGGACTGGTTACTTTGTAGGCAAGCTGAAATACAGTGAGGAGTATGGTAGACAACGATGGTGGCCAGGccaagaaaaagcagaaaacgTACTATTTCCACGTGGAGTGGgaaagcgtttttttttttttacaaatgtgaaggacaagtgtgtgtgccTTATCTGCGGGACCAGCGTTTCAGTTGGATGAAAAAGTAACGTGGAGCGCCACCTCACTCAAGTCCACGGTAACTTTGCACATGATTTTCCTGCAGGCAGCTGGCTACGGACTGAAAAGGTGAACCAGCTAAAAGCAACACTTAAAAAACTTAACTGGTCCTTTCATCCAACCGATTAAGAAGGCCAACGCGGCAACGGAGAAATCGTTCAAAGTGGCGCACATCCTGAAAAGGCACAAAACGCCGTTCACTGATGGCGGGATGGTGAAGGATGCAATGACCGCACTGGCCGAGAAGTTATTTGAGGTCTGTAGTGGAAAAATAACTAACTCCTTTAGACTAACTCCTTATGACTCCTTTCTTACTTCTTCAACCTTTTATGACCCCATGCAATACGAGGGTGACACAGGGATGTTTTACTGTAGTAGTGGATTCTCctatattaatataaatgtcaaaattatataaaaagttATCACAGAAACCCcctattaaaataaacatagatAAATTTggtgttccagcctcttgtTTTTTCAAGATTTCCATCACAGGACCGTACTAATAGTCTCGTACtgtattatattgtaatatCACCTCATAATAAGGCAATCGTGAATTTTTCAACCAAGGTGTTTCCTGAATCTAACACAGGTCTAACAACTCATCCGCTCATCTTAGGATATGTGTCAAGCATATCACTCTTGATGACAGAATGTCTACAAGGAATATAATCTCTTTTCTTAGCACTGTGAGTCTGTGCGTTGGCATATGATCATATACATCTCATTGATATTTAACATATGTTCCTATCAGgtagtttgtctttcttttccaaaaaaaataatcttttacGTCTGtgataagtgtttgtgtggtcCTCCTCAGGCGCAATAAAACCAAGTCCGTCCTCTTCCTCGGCAAGTTCTCGTCTCCTCAGTAGTTATAACCAGGAGAGGAAgatattcaaataaaagcttaatcctttaaatttaggatttactttctgtgtttttgtctgttattGCACTGAAGTTATAGATGAAGCTATCAATtaatgaaaagtgtttttgaTCCAAAAATGATCTGTGTGTTGATTTTGAAAAGAGTCGTTGTTCATATTTGAAAGGCACACgattaatatgaataataatgataagCTGTAGTTATAGAGCACTTTTCAGATTCTCAATAAAAGTGACAAAGATAAATAAGACACTTTTTCAGAGTCATCACACAAAGAGGTTGTGCAAACATTTCCTCATAATTGTGTTTTGAGGAAAGATGGCTAGCAGTCAGTGGCTTATTGCCCAGTCAGGCGCCACGCCCAcccatatactgtatatatatactggTGTACGTGTTCCTCTCCTGACGGCTCAACCTCCAGGTTCACATTCTCCGCTTCCACATCTTCTCATCTCTCAGGTATTTTGCGTTTATTATTTTCGTATCTGATTTGACTTGTTGGGGATTTTTCTTGCTCTGTCAGAGaatgtttgttattattttgcGCCATATACAAATCCAAATGAGTTTGGTTCAATCCCAACTCATCTGGTGAGTCTCGGGGTTCTCTGCATATTTTGTTCCGCAAAAAATTGTAATACAATCAAGCAGCAGTCAGTTGCATTTCTgttcagatttaaaaatatatgtcTAAAAAGCAGATTTTGTTCATTACAGGACAACTGTACATCCTCAGCCATGGGCAACCACAGCGTCCACCATAACTTCCATGGCAACAACCCAGGCGTAGTACACTTCTCAAGCCCTGTCGACATCCCAGACGATGTGCCGCTGTACCGGACTCTGAGCCATGCAAACCCATCAGGGAATATGTTCTTGTCTCCGCTGAGCATCAATTCAGCTCTGGCTATGGTCTACCTGGGAGCCAGAGGAGAAACAGCTTTTCAAATGGAAAAGGTACATCACACTATGTCTCTGTTAGCTGTCATTCAGCGAGTTAGAGCTGTCGGAGCAGTTGGTTATGATGGAGCGGACTGAACAGGGTTTCTAAACCACCTGTACTTCTGACTCAAGATAAATCCCCTGACACAAGCTCCAGTATGCGCTGTTCTCTGGCAGCAGGACATTGAACTGACAGTTGAGTTCAGCTCATTAAACCAGTTTGCTTTCGGAACCGAAGAACAAATCTTACAGTTACTTATTTGTATCTTATTTTCGTCTCATCTATTAAGGGCTTCATTGTCTCAATCGGGTTTCCAGACAAGAAATCTCTCTAAACATATTCTGCGTAAGAATGTGTAGAATTTAaaggtgagagaggagatttGATCGCCTTCTGATTTATACATTATACAGACATTTTACAAGTGGGCTGGCAGGAAAACTTCCAGAAAATGTTCTGAGCAACTGACTCGGAGATTAGCTTCCTCACCTACAGACCCTGGACTCTTAGGTGCACATCTGAAAGtatttaaatgtcatgtgtCAATCAAACTTCAACACAGGTCCTGGCATTCGAACCTGGTGAAGACGTCCATGCTGCCTTCAAGAAGCTAATCGCAGAAATCAACTCACCATCGGCATCATACATTCTGAAAACAGCCAATCGTTTATATGGGGAGAAAACCACAAAGTTCCTCcctgtgagttttcattttccacTTATCACAGCAGAAATTGATacttaaacagttttttttcttttacttgctTGAAAGTATAAGATGAAATCTGCTCTCTGCAGCCATTCCTGGAAGCCATAGGTAAGTACTACAAGGACAACCTGAAGACTGTGGATTTCATCGGGGCCGCGGAGGCGAGCAGAGGAGAGATCAACACCTGGGTCGAGAAGCAGACAGAAAGTACGACTTTACATCTGAATTGAATGAAAAAGGGGATAAATCTTTCTACATTGTTCTGAACTGTcaggttttttttacatttcagataaaataaaagatctcCTGAAGGCAGTCTCTGATGGTACGAGGCTGGCTCTGGTCAATGCCATCTACTTTAAGGGAAACTGGATGTATCGCTTTGATGAAGCAAACACCAAAGAGATGCCCTTTAAAGTCAGCCAGGTAAAAAAGttgcttatcacaatttagcaTGTTGTGTATCATGTGTACTTTCATTGATGGTTATTACATTCTATGTCCCTTAGCTCCTCAAACTAGAGTAGATACTAATTTCATTTAAACTTACAATGGGATTTGTTAGAAACTTGATCCCAACGGCtcagttgtttctgtgtgtcagaCTGTGAGCAAACCAGTCCAGATGATGTTCCAGAAGAAGAATCTGCACTACAACTCCATCGATGGCCTGCAGATCCTGGAGCTGCCATATGAGAAGGAGGAGCTCAGCATGTTGATCCTGTTGCCTGCCCAGTCCAAAGACGGATCCGACCCTCTGCTGAAGGTACGCAGAGTTCAATCAAtcgttttttttcatattgagaAGCTCAGATAAAACCGGCTGCTCACTCCCTGTCGAGCACCtaacagcagacagacaaagatgGAGACAAGCTGGTGAAGTAAGTTTCACATCTGTGCACTAAACAGCCAGATATTTTCCTGAGGAGTTGGTAGACACCAACATGGTGAAACTACTACATGTGTATATTATGCTTACAACTTACAACCTGTGCAATCTTATTTGTCTTAAACAGAAACTGTGTTTACTAAACAACTGAAGTTTAGTTAAAAGGAGGCAACAGCAACTGAATCgatgaatgtttttttagtgGGTAGAATatacaacaagatggagaatagCCCTTGTAATGAACTTATTAATGCCTACCACCAGTTGGTGTTATCGGATGATAGCGACCACCAGCAGAGGTTAGGTACATAACATCTGTTGTGTACCTTAGTTCATCACatgtttcagccttttaatcACAAGACACCCTCTTCTTAGTCTTTAGAGACGTGAGAACATGTATTTGCTCTGttccagctggaggaggagctgacgCTGGAGATGCTGAATGGATTGACCGACAGGGAAAATATGTTAGTCCACTCGGACATCCACGTTCACC from Platichthys flesus chromosome 4, fPlaFle2.1, whole genome shotgun sequence includes:
- the LOC133952208 gene encoding leukocyte elastase inhibitor-like isoform X1, with amino-acid sequence MASSQWLIAQSGATPTHILYIYTGVRVPLLTAQPPGSHSPLPHLLISQDNCTSSAMGNHSVHHNFHGNNPGVVHFSSPVDIPDDVPLYRTLSHANPSGNMFLSPLSINSALAMVYLGARGETAFQMEKVLAFEPGEDVHAAFKKLIAEINSPSASYILKTANRLYGEKTTKFLPPFLEAIGKYYKDNLKTVDFIGAAEASRGEINTWVEKQTENKIKDLLKAVSDGTRLALVNAIYFKGNWMYRFDEANTKEMPFKVSQTVSKPVQMMFQKKNLHYNSIDGLQILELPYEKEELSMLILLPAQSKDGSDPLLKLEEELTLEMLNGLTDRENMLVHSDIHVHLPKFKMEVEYKLNEPLSEMGMTDVFCPSKADLSGMNDGRDLFLSTVVHKAFVEVNEEGKEAAAATPAVVPQGGPNLKEEHFTADHPFLFFIRHNKTKSLLFLGKFSSPQ
- the LOC133952208 gene encoding leukocyte elastase inhibitor-like isoform X2; amino-acid sequence: MVKDAMTALAEKLFEDNCTSSAMGNHSVHHNFHGNNPGVVHFSSPVDIPDDVPLYRTLSHANPSGNMFLSPLSINSALAMVYLGARGETAFQMEKVLAFEPGEDVHAAFKKLIAEINSPSASYILKTANRLYGEKTTKFLPPFLEAIGKYYKDNLKTVDFIGAAEASRGEINTWVEKQTENKIKDLLKAVSDGTRLALVNAIYFKGNWMYRFDEANTKEMPFKVSQTVSKPVQMMFQKKNLHYNSIDGLQILELPYEKEELSMLILLPAQSKDGSDPLLKLEEELTLEMLNGLTDRENMLVHSDIHVHLPKFKMEVEYKLNEPLSEMGMTDVFCPSKADLSGMNDGRDLFLSTVVHKAFVEVNEEGKEAAAATPAVVPQGGPNLKEEHFTADHPFLFFIRHNKTKSLLFLGKFSSPQ